A window from Cherax quadricarinatus isolate ZL_2023a chromosome 94, ASM3850222v1, whole genome shotgun sequence encodes these proteins:
- the LOC128700903 gene encoding uncharacterized protein yields MSLKLTHVIKRMEHGGCLVLLTMLCSCFPAQAAVVNPNVTADTCVLLGDEDLTSHYVYLPTNIVVKPLSTQWRLDLTFNEDRQKPLVCVRLVLKEEKIQLGLYTEKCEDENIKDFNLWKSQYVRPHEWTMINISVTGHITLAVDKGDPINLLSPVPVSKHGFVYVSQKHSVDIALGCQVNCPACRASKPSGNKLSTIAELKTTTEKFFLKVGREFTRLNFEIMCETQLGQEVFVGNTDINPTDIEELTPLKQWHKISLEYYDTEDTYIIAIDYRRARKESTGLKACSVFKKFFVRAAGETLYSYDCDPTSGEIHIESPDETHPKMNQESSVAGAVGVAVVCTIALIGVISLLLYLAGYRIKHEAINQVCRKCTSSNET; encoded by the coding sequence ATGAGCTTAAAACTGACTCATGTTATCAAGAGGATGGAACATGGAGGATGTCTGGTGCTACTGACTATGCTATGCTCGTGTTTCCCGGCTCAAGCCGCCGTGGTAAACCCGAATGTTACAGCAGACACGTGTGTGCTGCTAGGGGATGAAGATTTAACCTCCCATTACGTGTACCTGCCTACCAACATCGTCGTTAAGCCCCTGTCTACACAGTGGCGGCTTGACTTAACATTCAACGAAGACAGACAGAAACCTCTAGTCTGTGTCAGACTTGTGCTCAAGGAAGAGAAGATACAACTGGGACTCTACACGGAAAAATGTGAAGACGAAAATATCAAAGACTTCAATCTGTGGAAATCACAATATGTGAGACCTCATGAGTGGACGATGATAAACATATCGGTGACTGGACACATAACATTAGCGGTGGATAAGGGTGACCCAATCAATCTTCTATCGCCTGTGCCTGTGTCTAAACATGGATTTGTATATGTATCTCAAAAACACTCAGTGGATATTGCTCTTGGGTGTCAAGTCAACTGTCCGGCTTGCAGAGCCTCGAAACCTTCTGGTAACAAGTTATCTACCATAGCTGAATTAAAAACAACCACTGAGAAATTTTTCTTAAAAGTTGGAAGAGAATTTACTCGACTAAACTTCGAAATAATGTGCGAAACACAACTTGGCCAGGAAGTATTTGTCGGAAACACAGACATAAATCCAACTGATATTGAAGAACTGACACCCTTGAAACAGTGGCACAAGATTTCCCTTGAATACTACGACACTGAAGATACATACATTATCGCCATTGACTACAGAAGAGCTAGAAAAGAATCTACTGGTCTCAAGGCCTGTAGCGTATTTAAGAAGTTCTTCGTCAGAGCTGCGGGAGAGACGCTATACAGCTACGACTGTGACCCCACTAGCGGGGAGATACATATAGAGTCCCCAGATGAGACTCACCCAAAAATGAACCAAgagagtagtgttgctggtgctgttggtgtggCCGTGGTTTGTACTATTGCACTAATAGGTGTAATATCTCTCTTATTATACTTAGCTGGTTACAGGATAAAACATGAAGCAATAAACCAAGTGTGTAGAAAGTGCACTTCTAGTAATGaaacatag